The Flammeovirgaceae bacterium genome contains a region encoding:
- a CDS encoding BamA/TamA family outer membrane protein, whose amino-acid sequence MRIVLLILWLVTIGWEASGQFRRSRERSSAVDNNLNYTNPSEYTIAGIDVTGLKILDPNAMVSLTGLRVGDKIKIPGDAISGAIRKLWKHGLIGDATIAVKQIEGGNVWLTVQLAERPRLTNFYFTGINKSQQSSLKEDLTLIRGKIVNDAMIRNTELAVRKFFVKKGYLNTEVRVVQERDSLTDGIRLRISINTGSKVKINRIRFIDNEKFSDNTLKAKMKSTSEYPRIELHRTALRKLLAFNTSDVKAFLDTSYAVTWNEVREAFSQNIQLNVFKGSKFVQNDYEDDKQKIIAFYNSKGYRDAEIVADTVFANDRRTINIDLRVEEGNKYYFRNIIWTGNYIHTDKTLNAILGIKKGDVYNRELIDKKLTFNPKGADISGLYMDDGYLFFRINPVEYAVGGDSIDVEMRIYEGEQATINEVLISGNERTSDHVIRRELYTLPGQKFRRSDIIRTQQKLGQLGYFNPQTINPNLTPNPATGTVDVEWQVEEQSNDQIELSGGWGGAFGFIGTVGLTFNNFSARNITNPSKWRPLPVGDGQRLSLRIQANGRNFQNYSVSFSEPWLGGRKPQSFSISANKSLSRQFYNRADSSGVIREIETKIGVSNISVGLGRVLNWPDNYFTLANSLSFTIYDLRNAPNFIPGCVNCTSNSITLNTTIARNSIDNPMYPSQGSTISLSGTFTPPFSSWRNINYETATSEEIYKWVEYYKIMFDAKYYIPLDRKNKLVFEAKAHFGFIGRYTSKLDYTPFERFYLGGAGLAGGFGSFVLGQDVIGLRGYDDNQITPPYTSLDNSVRGGIVYTKMGMELRYPITTSNAATIYGFLFAEAGNNWNNYQDFNPYSLYKAAGFGVRIFMPAFGLIGLNWGLPFDPFPLGSDNPVGGSKFQFTIGQQIR is encoded by the coding sequence ATGAGAATTGTATTGCTGATTTTGTGGCTGGTAACAATTGGATGGGAAGCGAGCGGTCAGTTCAGGCGCAGCCGCGAACGTTCATCGGCCGTTGATAACAACCTGAATTATACGAATCCTTCGGAATACACCATTGCCGGCATTGACGTTACCGGCCTTAAAATACTCGACCCCAACGCCATGGTTTCCCTTACCGGGTTGCGTGTTGGAGATAAAATTAAAATTCCCGGTGACGCCATTTCGGGCGCCATACGCAAACTCTGGAAACACGGGCTCATTGGCGATGCCACCATAGCCGTAAAGCAAATTGAAGGCGGCAATGTCTGGCTGACTGTACAACTAGCCGAACGGCCGCGGCTTACCAACTTTTATTTTACAGGCATCAACAAATCACAACAGTCTTCACTCAAAGAAGATCTGACACTTATCCGGGGAAAGATTGTTAACGATGCCATGATTCGGAACACCGAACTGGCGGTGCGAAAATTCTTCGTAAAAAAGGGCTACCTCAACACCGAGGTAAGGGTGGTTCAGGAACGCGATTCCCTGACCGATGGTATCCGGCTGCGAATTAGCATAAACACCGGTTCGAAAGTTAAAATCAACCGCATTCGTTTTATTGACAACGAGAAGTTTTCGGACAATACCCTGAAAGCAAAAATGAAATCAACCAGCGAGTACCCACGCATTGAATTGCATCGCACCGCCTTGCGAAAATTACTGGCTTTTAATACCTCCGATGTAAAAGCGTTTCTGGATACTTCGTACGCAGTAACCTGGAATGAAGTGCGCGAAGCCTTTAGCCAGAACATTCAACTTAATGTTTTCAAAGGCTCAAAGTTTGTTCAAAACGACTATGAAGATGATAAGCAGAAAATAATTGCCTTTTACAACTCCAAAGGATACCGCGATGCCGAAATCGTGGCCGACACGGTGTTTGCCAACGACAGGCGAACGATTAATATTGACCTGCGTGTAGAGGAAGGAAACAAGTATTATTTCCGCAACATCATCTGGACGGGCAATTACATCCACACCGATAAAACATTAAACGCCATTCTGGGCATTAAAAAAGGCGATGTGTACAACCGCGAACTCATCGATAAAAAACTCACCTTCAACCCCAAAGGAGCCGACATCAGCGGGCTTTATATGGACGATGGCTACCTGTTTTTCAGAATTAACCCGGTTGAATATGCGGTAGGCGGTGACTCCATTGATGTGGAGATGCGTATTTACGAAGGCGAACAGGCTACCATTAACGAAGTGCTGATTTCCGGCAACGAACGAACCAGCGACCACGTTATCAGACGTGAACTTTATACATTGCCGGGGCAGAAATTCAGACGCTCCGATATCATACGTACCCAACAGAAACTGGGCCAGCTTGGCTACTTCAATCCGCAGACTATCAATCCCAACCTGACACCCAACCCCGCAACGGGTACGGTTGATGTGGAGTGGCAGGTGGAGGAACAATCCAATGATCAAATTGAACTCTCCGGAGGCTGGGGCGGAGCCTTTGGTTTCATCGGTACGGTGGGATTAACGTTCAACAATTTCTCGGCCCGCAACATTACCAACCCCAGTAAGTGGAGGCCGCTTCCGGTGGGCGATGGCCAGCGGTTATCCCTTCGGATACAGGCAAACGGAAGAAATTTTCAAAACTACAGCGTCTCATTTAGTGAGCCCTGGCTTGGCGGCCGTAAGCCGCAATCATTTTCCATCAGCGCCAATAAATCATTATCAAGGCAGTTTTATAATCGTGCCGACAGCAGTGGCGTGATTCGTGAAATCGAAACCAAAATTGGCGTTAGCAATATTTCAGTCGGGTTGGGCCGCGTATTAAACTGGCCCGATAATTATTTTACGCTGGCCAACTCGTTGTCCTTCACCATCTATGATCTTCGTAATGCGCCCAACTTTATTCCCGGTTGCGTAAACTGTACATCTAACTCCATTACCCTCAACACCACCATTGCGCGCAACAGCATTGATAACCCGATGTATCCTTCGCAAGGGTCTACCATTTCGTTAAGTGGCACATTTACACCTCCCTTTTCGTCCTGGCGCAACATTAACTACGAAACAGCCACCAGTGAAGAAATTTATAAGTGGGTAGAGTATTACAAAATCATGTTCGATGCGAAGTATTACATACCCCTCGACCGGAAGAATAAACTTGTATTTGAAGCCAAAGCGCATTTCGGATTTATCGGACGCTACACCTCAAAACTTGATTACACCCCCTTTGAACGATTCTACCTGGGTGGTGCCGGGCTTGCCGGTGGTTTTGGATCCTTTGTGTTGGGTCAGGATGTTATCGGGTTACGCGGTTATGATGATAACCAGATTACACCACCGTATACTTCCTTGGACAATTCCGTCAGGGGTGGCATTGTCTATACCAAAATGGGCATGGAGTTGCGCTATCCCATTACCACCAGTAACGCAGCCACCATTTACGGATTTTTATTTGCTGAGGCCGGAAATAACTGGAACAATTACCAGGATTTTAATCCCTACTCTTTATACAAAGCAGCCGGATTTGGCGTTCGTATTTTTATGCCGGCTTTCGGGCTAATCGGTTTAAACTGGGGCTTGCCGTTTGATCCCTTCCCGCTTGGTTCGGATAACCCCGTGGGCGGCTCCAAGTTTCAGTTTACCATTGGCCAGCAAATCCGTTAA
- a CDS encoding isoprenyl transferase, with amino-acid sequence MASFKEHIDFTRLPRHIAIIMDGNGRWAKKKGAMRIFGHRNAVQAVREVTEACGELGIKYLTLYAFSTENWGRPKEEVEGLMELLVNTLRQEISTLMENQVKLLTIGDTSHLPENCQENLKWAVNMTKENNGLVLMLALSYSGRWEIAEAAKAAGRDIETGKLKAESITEVVFERYLTTAGIPDPELLIRTSGEMRVSNFLLWQIAYTELYITPTLWPDFRKEHLYEAIWSYQQRERRFGKTSEQLNPVN; translated from the coding sequence GTGGCCTCTTTTAAAGAACATATTGACTTTACACGGCTACCCAGGCATATCGCCATCATCATGGATGGCAACGGCCGGTGGGCAAAAAAGAAAGGCGCCATGCGCATTTTCGGTCACCGAAATGCCGTGCAGGCCGTGCGCGAAGTAACCGAAGCCTGTGGCGAGTTGGGTATTAAATACCTGACCTTATATGCATTCTCGACCGAAAACTGGGGACGACCCAAAGAAGAGGTTGAAGGCCTGATGGAATTACTCGTGAATACCCTCAGGCAGGAAATCAGCACCCTGATGGAAAATCAGGTAAAACTATTAACCATTGGCGATACATCCCACCTTCCGGAAAACTGCCAGGAAAACCTGAAATGGGCTGTGAACATGACCAAAGAAAATAACGGACTGGTATTGATGCTGGCGCTCAGTTACAGCGGCCGTTGGGAAATTGCAGAGGCCGCAAAAGCAGCAGGAAGAGACATTGAAACCGGGAAACTGAAAGCCGAATCGATAACCGAAGTGGTTTTTGAACGCTACCTGACCACGGCCGGCATTCCCGACCCGGAATTGCTCATCCGTACCAGTGGTGAAATGCGCGTCAGCAATTTTCTGCTGTGGCAAATAGCCTATACGGAACTCTATATTACGCCTACGCTGTGGCCGGACTTTCGTAAAGAACACCTGTACGAAGCCATTTGGTCATACCAGCAGCGCGAACGCAGATTTGGTAAAACAAGCGAACAACTGAATCCGGTAAACTGA
- a CDS encoding outer membrane beta-barrel protein produces the protein MMLKLGKRTLPALLAVLSTSLIAQRSEVGFGIGTFNYTGDLVRTFSVSNLEPAGTIFYRNNISKVVSLRSTISFGKLGATEVPLDAAARMRNASFDIFLFEAALGFEYHFLDWRDSKRPMRYTPYLFAGFGLFGISGYDIKPVEYSNVQGAIPFGGGFKYIVNPKHYISFEVGIRKTFFDYLDNISGGDQTQKNYRYGNPNDNDNYFFVGITVTRTFYDIPCPTNPYK, from the coding sequence ATGATGCTAAAATTAGGTAAGCGCACACTCCCCGCTCTATTAGCCGTATTGTCAACATCGTTAATTGCCCAGCGCTCTGAGGTCGGATTTGGTATAGGCACATTTAATTACACAGGTGACCTGGTGCGAACTTTCTCTGTTTCGAACCTGGAACCGGCTGGCACCATTTTTTATCGCAACAACATCAGCAAGGTGGTTAGCCTGCGTTCAACCATTTCGTTTGGAAAACTCGGAGCAACAGAAGTGCCTCTTGATGCAGCTGCACGCATGCGTAACGCTTCTTTTGATATTTTTCTTTTTGAGGCCGCTCTCGGCTTTGAATACCATTTTCTCGACTGGCGCGATAGTAAACGGCCCATGCGTTATACCCCCTATCTTTTCGCTGGGTTTGGGTTGTTCGGAATTTCCGGTTACGACATTAAACCTGTGGAGTACAGCAATGTTCAGGGGGCAATACCTTTCGGAGGCGGCTTTAAATACATTGTTAACCCCAAGCACTACATTTCATTTGAGGTCGGTATCCGGAAAACTTTCTTCGATTACCTGGATAATATCAGCGGAGGAGATCAGACTCAGAAGAATTACCGATACGGAAATCCGAACGATAACGACAACTACTTTTTTGTTGGCATAACGGTAACACGCACATTTTACGACATCCCCTGCCCGACCAATCCTTATAAATAG
- a CDS encoding NAD kinase: protein MKIGVHGKEFNRQSVPFIRSIFGLLQKHKVDLYVSDKFSQLLSAAAFRSFKWKTFSHGASLKKLHAFLSIGGDGTLLESVTYIGPYEIPILGINTGRLGFLATISQTETEHALLKVFDSDFSLDKRAILKLESNKKIFGRLNFALNDFTLMKKGASSMITVHTFIDGAFLNSYWSDGIIVATPTGSTGYSLSCGGPLVFPRSGNFVITPVSPHNLTVRPIVVADTSAITFQVEGRIKKFLVTLDSRYAEIDDTVKLKVVKADFKANLIQLKGQHFFKTLRQKLNWGLDIRN, encoded by the coding sequence ATGAAAATTGGTGTCCACGGTAAGGAATTCAACCGCCAGTCTGTTCCATTTATACGCAGCATCTTCGGGTTACTGCAGAAACATAAAGTTGATTTATATGTTTCCGATAAATTTTCACAGCTTTTGTCTGCCGCAGCGTTCAGAAGTTTTAAATGGAAAACCTTTTCGCATGGCGCTAGCCTGAAAAAGCTGCATGCTTTTCTCAGCATTGGTGGCGATGGTACCCTGCTTGAAAGCGTAACGTATATCGGACCGTACGAAATCCCGATACTGGGAATTAACACTGGCCGGCTCGGCTTTTTGGCTACGATTAGCCAAACCGAAACAGAACATGCCCTGCTTAAAGTTTTTGATAGCGACTTTTCGCTGGATAAGCGAGCTATTTTAAAACTGGAATCGAATAAAAAAATTTTTGGCCGGTTAAACTTCGCCCTCAATGATTTTACGCTGATGAAAAAGGGGGCCTCCTCCATGATAACCGTTCATACATTTATTGATGGCGCCTTCTTAAACAGCTACTGGTCAGACGGCATTATTGTGGCAACCCCAACCGGTTCAACCGGTTACTCGCTTAGTTGTGGGGGGCCGCTGGTGTTTCCCCGTTCAGGGAATTTCGTTATTACCCCGGTCAGCCCGCATAACCTTACCGTGCGGCCAATTGTAGTGGCCGATACCTCTGCGATTACTTTTCAGGTAGAGGGGCGGATAAAGAAATTCCTGGTTACGTTGGACTCGCGCTATGCCGAGATTGATGACACGGTAAAGTTGAAGGTGGTAAAGGCTGATTTCAAGGCCAATCTCATTCAGCTAAAAGGGCAGCATTTTTTCAAAACCCTGCGCCAAAAGCTTAACTGGGGATTGGATATTAGGAATTGA
- a CDS encoding CBS domain-containing protein, whose translation MIAEDLINHMIPPLKADDDAHKAIVWMDEFRCHHMPVVKDGRLLGFISEEIILESNNIERKVGDFDLVGSACHVSLNTHFYDILKTASEHKLQMVAVLDDAGHYAGVITVQDTLASFAQSAAVQMPGGILVLYMNHTDYSMAEISRLIEENRAKILSSIVKEDPADPGKIRLTLKLNQLDLSRIVATLERFGYKVIGRYQESKPVGSEKERIDMLLRYLDI comes from the coding sequence GTGATAGCCGAAGATTTAATCAACCACATGATTCCTCCGCTCAAGGCGGATGACGATGCGCATAAAGCCATTGTGTGGATGGATGAATTCCGCTGCCACCACATGCCGGTAGTAAAAGACGGCCGGCTACTTGGTTTTATCTCCGAAGAAATCATCCTGGAAAGCAATAACATTGAACGCAAAGTTGGCGATTTTGACCTGGTTGGTTCAGCCTGCCACGTATCCCTTAATACCCATTTTTACGACATCTTAAAGACCGCATCCGAACACAAATTGCAAATGGTGGCTGTACTGGACGATGCCGGGCACTATGCTGGCGTAATTACCGTACAGGATACCCTCGCTTCATTTGCACAATCAGCTGCAGTTCAGATGCCGGGGGGTATTTTGGTGTTATACATGAACCACACCGATTACTCGATGGCCGAAATCAGCCGGCTTATCGAAGAGAATCGTGCAAAAATTCTTAGCAGTATCGTTAAAGAAGACCCTGCCGATCCCGGCAAAATCCGGCTTACGTTAAAACTGAATCAACTCGACCTTTCGCGAATAGTAGCTACCCTGGAACGTTTTGGTTATAAAGTAATCGGGCGTTATCAGGAATCGAAACCGGTTGGTTCCGAAAAAGAGCGCATCGATATGCTGCTGCGCTACCTTGACATCTGA
- a CDS encoding alpha/beta hydrolase, whose amino-acid sequence MALTVKDEQGFRFVDEGTGQTLLLLHGLFGALSNWEGVVNRFAKNFRVVIPMLPIYEMPIKDAGLEGLRNFLEEFVALKKLDKMIIMGNSLGGHIALVYTLKNPGKVTKLILTGSSGLFEDSMGGSYPKRGNYEYIRERVAYTFYDPAVATKELVDEVFETTNSIPKCLRIVAIAKSAQRNNLATEITNIHTPTLLIWGLNDTITPAMVAHEFNRLIPNSTLRFIDKCCHAPMMEHPEKFNTLVEDFLMN is encoded by the coding sequence ATGGCGCTAACGGTTAAAGATGAACAAGGATTCCGGTTTGTGGATGAGGGTACCGGACAAACGCTGTTGCTGTTACATGGCCTTTTTGGTGCCCTCAGCAACTGGGAGGGTGTTGTAAACCGCTTTGCAAAAAACTTCAGAGTGGTTATTCCCATGCTGCCGATATACGAAATGCCTATTAAGGATGCGGGCCTTGAAGGGTTGCGCAATTTTCTGGAAGAATTTGTTGCGTTGAAAAAACTGGATAAGATGATTATCATGGGCAACAGCCTGGGGGGTCACATTGCGCTGGTTTATACCCTGAAGAATCCTGGAAAAGTTACCAAACTTATACTAACCGGTAGTTCCGGATTATTTGAGGATTCAATGGGTGGTTCCTACCCAAAACGCGGCAACTATGAATACATACGGGAGCGGGTGGCCTACACCTTTTACGATCCGGCCGTAGCCACCAAAGAACTGGTGGACGAGGTTTTCGAAACCACCAACAGCATTCCGAAATGTTTACGGATTGTGGCCATTGCAAAATCAGCCCAGCGCAATAACCTGGCAACTGAAATAACAAACATTCATACCCCCACGTTGTTAATATGGGGGCTCAACGACACCATTACCCCAGCCATGGTTGCCCATGAGTTTAACCGCCTCATTCCAAACTCAACCCTCCGGTTTATTGATAAATGTTGCCACGCGCCCATGATGGAACACCCGGAAAAATTTAACACACTGGTGGAAGACTTTTTGATGAATTAG
- a CDS encoding CvpA family protein, with amino-acid sequence MNILDVMLAIIILVGAVAGYQKGFLYSLFSLLAIFLGVLGGFKLMGIVMVKLSLYYEIDSRILPYAAFALVFVLIAVIVRLLGSLLRSSLEKTTLGRADQAAGALLGSVKTIFMISIMLWLTESVSLELPGHWRNESSLYGFVANFAPKTTHWIGEFMPAFSDLFRPGTE; translated from the coding sequence TTGAATATCCTTGATGTTATGCTGGCGATCATCATTCTGGTAGGCGCTGTAGCCGGTTATCAGAAAGGTTTTTTGTATTCGCTCTTTTCGTTGTTGGCTATCTTTTTAGGTGTGCTGGGCGGATTTAAGTTAATGGGCATTGTTATGGTTAAGCTGTCGTTGTATTACGAAATTGATTCCCGCATACTGCCCTATGCCGCATTCGCACTTGTTTTTGTACTCATTGCGGTAATTGTAAGACTACTGGGCTCCCTGCTTCGTTCCTCGCTCGAAAAAACTACCCTGGGTCGGGCCGACCAGGCAGCCGGTGCACTGCTGGGTTCAGTAAAAACTATTTTCATGATAAGCATCATGTTGTGGCTTACCGAATCTGTCTCACTGGAGTTGCCCGGCCACTGGCGCAACGAGTCATCGCTTTACGGATTTGTTGCCAATTTTGCCCCAAAAACCACTCATTGGATAGGGGAGTTTATGCCCGCCTTTTCCGATCTGTTCAGGCCCGGCACAGAATAG
- a CDS encoding GatB/YqeY domain-containing protein, with translation MSLKNKIDADIKTAMLAKNKEELEALRGIKSLILLAETEKGAATDISGEAENKLLMKAAKQRKESAEIFQQQGRADLAEKELFQLQVISRYLPKQLSEDELVAEVKKVIAEVGAKGPQDMGKVMGAATKKLAGQADGKLISELAKKLLQP, from the coding sequence ATGAGCCTCAAAAACAAAATCGATGCGGATATTAAAACTGCCATGCTGGCCAAGAACAAAGAAGAACTTGAGGCGCTGCGCGGAATCAAGTCGTTAATCCTGCTGGCCGAAACGGAGAAAGGTGCGGCCACCGACATATCAGGCGAAGCTGAAAACAAACTGCTGATGAAAGCCGCCAAGCAACGCAAAGAGTCGGCCGAAATTTTTCAGCAGCAGGGCCGTGCCGACCTGGCCGAGAAAGAACTTTTTCAATTACAGGTTATTAGCCGGTATTTGCCCAAACAACTTTCAGAAGATGAACTTGTTGCCGAGGTAAAAAAAGTAATAGCCGAGGTTGGCGCAAAAGGACCTCAGGACATGGGTAAAGTAATGGGCGCGGCCACCAAAAAACTGGCCGGGCAGGCTGACGGAAAACTTATTTCCGAACTGGCGAAAAAACTCCTGCAGCCTTGA
- a CDS encoding pyridoxine 5'-phosphate synthase: MTRLSVNINKIATLRNARGGNNPDVIKAAVDCERFGAQGITVHPRPDERHIRYADVLELAKVVKTEFNIEGYPDTRYLELVAKVKPAQATLVPDAPDVITSNAGWDTVKHASFLTEVISELKKSGARVSLFVNPLPAMADGAAKAGADRIEMYTEPYARGYAANREEAIKPYRACASAAKAVGLGVNAGHDLDLNNLKFLKQSIPFLDEVSIGHALICDALYFGLENTIQLYLRQLRD, from the coding sequence ATGACCCGGTTAAGTGTAAACATTAACAAGATTGCAACCCTGCGCAACGCCCGTGGCGGCAACAACCCCGATGTAATTAAAGCCGCTGTGGATTGTGAGCGGTTTGGTGCGCAGGGAATTACAGTGCATCCGCGCCCGGATGAACGGCATATTCGCTATGCCGATGTGCTTGAACTGGCAAAGGTTGTTAAGACAGAATTTAACATTGAAGGCTATCCGGATACCCGTTATCTTGAGTTGGTTGCAAAAGTAAAGCCCGCACAGGCCACCCTGGTGCCCGATGCGCCTGATGTGATTACTTCGAATGCAGGTTGGGACACCGTTAAACACGCTTCTTTCCTCACAGAGGTTATCAGCGAATTGAAAAAATCCGGAGCGCGTGTGTCGTTGTTTGTTAACCCCCTGCCTGCCATGGCCGATGGTGCCGCCAAAGCCGGTGCCGACCGCATTGAAATGTACACCGAGCCGTATGCGAGGGGCTATGCGGCAAACCGTGAAGAAGCGATAAAACCCTACCGGGCGTGCGCCTCAGCCGCCAAAGCTGTTGGCTTAGGGGTTAATGCAGGGCACGACCTGGATTTAAACAACCTGAAGTTTTTAAAGCAATCCATCCCGTTTCTGGATGAGGTGTCCATCGGGCATGCGCTGATTTGCGATGCGCTGTACTTTGGTTTGGAAAACACCATACAACTTTATTTGCGGCAATTACGGGATTAG
- a CDS encoding TPM domain-containing protein, with amino-acid sequence MNLRNTFSEADMQQIKAAVHEAESKISGEIVPVIVPRSGYYNIANYKAGIMASSLVFLLIVVFDKFIPAYAVYDPLLIFLIVITGGLLGAVLPNFSDAIRRTLVSQVHMEHAARQRAENAFLKEEVFNTRHRTGIMIFVSFFEHEVIVMADRGISKVVEQKIWDKIVRDLTENIRKRKITEGIVAAIKQCGDVLLEKGFKKTSDDVNELRDDLRIN; translated from the coding sequence ATGAACTTGCGCAACACATTCTCAGAAGCAGATATGCAGCAGATCAAAGCCGCTGTGCATGAGGCCGAATCAAAAATCTCTGGTGAGATTGTTCCGGTTATCGTTCCGCGCAGCGGGTATTACAACATTGCCAACTACAAAGCGGGCATTATGGCTTCATCGCTGGTGTTTCTGCTGATTGTGGTTTTCGATAAGTTTATTCCGGCTTATGCGGTTTACGATCCGCTGCTCATTTTCCTCATTGTAATAACCGGGGGGTTGCTTGGCGCGGTGCTTCCCAATTTTTCCGATGCCATACGTAGAACGCTTGTTTCGCAAGTACACATGGAACATGCTGCACGCCAGCGTGCTGAAAATGCTTTTCTGAAAGAAGAAGTTTTTAACACCCGCCACCGTACCGGCATCATGATTTTTGTTTCCTTCTTTGAACATGAAGTTATTGTAATGGCCGATAGGGGAATCAGCAAAGTTGTGGAGCAAAAAATTTGGGATAAAATTGTGCGCGATCTCACCGAAAACATCCGCAAACGAAAAATTACCGAGGGCATTGTTGCCGCCATCAAACAATGCGGAGATGTATTGCTGGAGAAAGGGTTTAAAAAGACCAGTGATGATGTAAATGAGTTACGCGATGATTTGCGGATTAACTAG
- a CDS encoding TPM domain-containing protein, translated as MKKLLALTSCLFVAALLVAQRPVPELWGMRVHDEARVLSQQVVQQLETQLKHYEDSTSNQIAILIIPSLNGEVLEEYALRVAEYWKLGQKDKDNGVLLLIAIDDRAVRIEVGYGLEGVLPDAICNRIIRNEIIPNFRRDDFDAGVSAAVTAITQAIGGEYVSDDANGFDSGMTWQEQALIGVFVFTILGVFTFIGLKLKGGQSWFLYVFLIPFYATFPASIFGFKAGMAILIGYVVLWPILKFYFKRKGWDTMQSSSGGSSRGGGWVSGGGWSSGGGGFSGGGGSFGGGGSSGRW; from the coding sequence ATGAAAAAATTACTTGCCTTAACTTCTTGCCTTTTTGTCGCAGCACTGCTGGTAGCCCAACGTCCCGTACCGGAGTTGTGGGGCATGCGGGTACATGATGAGGCCCGTGTGCTATCGCAACAGGTCGTGCAGCAGCTCGAAACACAGCTTAAGCACTACGAAGACTCCACCTCCAACCAGATTGCCATCCTAATCATTCCTTCATTAAACGGTGAGGTACTGGAAGAATATGCCCTGCGCGTGGCCGAGTACTGGAAACTCGGACAGAAAGACAAAGACAATGGTGTGCTGCTGCTCATTGCTATTGATGACAGGGCCGTTCGCATTGAAGTAGGCTACGGCCTTGAGGGCGTACTGCCCGATGCCATTTGCAACCGCATCATTCGTAACGAGATCATCCCCAACTTCAGGCGCGATGATTTTGATGCCGGAGTATCGGCTGCCGTTACAGCCATTACACAGGCCATTGGCGGAGAATATGTAAGTGATGATGCAAATGGATTTGACAGCGGAATGACCTGGCAAGAACAAGCATTAATAGGCGTGTTTGTTTTCACAATACTGGGTGTGTTTACGTTTATCGGGTTAAAACTGAAGGGCGGCCAGAGTTGGTTTTTGTATGTGTTTCTTATTCCTTTTTATGCCACCTTTCCGGCTTCAATCTTTGGTTTCAAAGCAGGCATGGCCATACTGATTGGTTATGTGGTGTTGTGGCCCATACTTAAATTTTATTTTAAACGAAAGGGCTGGGATACCATGCAAAGCAGCAGTGGCGGCTCTTCGCGGGGAGGCGGATGGGTTTCAGGAGGGGGCTGGTCATCCGGTGGTGGCGGATTTTCGGGCGGAGGCGGAAGTTTTGGCGGAGGCGGCAGCAGCGGGCGGTGGTAA